The proteins below are encoded in one region of Aquisphaera giovannonii:
- a CDS encoding DUF1553 domain-containing protein, whose product MSLPTLPAPARLAAALMILAMPAMAADEKAKSGAGAKPAVEAKVSYDKQIRPIFQAHCQGCHQPAKAGGAYVMTAFDRLLKGGESDEPAVVPGKPAESHLLDVITPHAGKAEMPRDKPPLAAPEVELVARWIAQGARDDSPPNPGPRYDRDHLPVYTRLPVIPAVAFSPDGSTLAVAGFHEVLLWKADGSAPVARLVGLSERVESLAFSPDGKRLAVTGGRPARMGEVQVWDVEKRALKLSAPVTSDTVFGVSWSPDGSKIAFGCADNTVRAIDAKTGEQVLFLGAHSDWAQDTVFSRDGSHLISVGRDMAAKLTEFATQRFVDNITSITPGALKGGLTAVARHPSRDEIVIGGSDGEPKVYRVFRLTSRVIGDDSNLIRELPPLPGRVCSVAVSPDGKRIAAASSLDGSSGEVAVYGYEFDTSLPANIRAINEKVVTARSPAEAAALDAYHKQGVAKVAGFKVPKAAVYAVSFRPDGKVLAAAGGDGLVRLIDAATGKLVKEFAPVTVTAAKPAEAGSVGLVTPKTEEAVETETLPAGAKLAALEVEPKQVRLAGKFAYVQLLVTGRLASGEALDATRMVEAEVRPDLAAVSRSGLVRPLKDGKGVITLRLAGRSVDVPVAVEGMGRPSKVDFVHDVNPVLSRLGCNQGTCHGSAQGKNGFKLSLRGYDPLFDVRALVDDNAGRHVNLASPEDSMMLTKPTGAVPHVGGVLMHPGEPYYETLRAWVADGAKLDLGTPRVAKIEVTPVNPILPRVGSRQQLRVMATYANGEVRDVTREAFLETGNMEVASAGKSGVMTALRRGEAPILARFEGAYASTTLTVMGDREGFAWSQPPSYGKVDDLAAAKWRRMKILPSGLCTDAEFIRRASLDLTGLPPTAADVRAFLADSRDSRAKREALVDRLIGSPEYIDYWTNKWADLLQVNRKFLDVDGAVGLRNWIRGQVAANTPYDQFARAIITASGSNKDNPPAAYFKVLREPTAVMENTTQLFLAVRFNCNKCHDHPFERWTQDQYYQTAAFFAQVGLKGDPSSNGRTVGGTDVEAPKPLFEMVSDTGSGEMIHDRTKQVAAPKFPYTCAYEKPAGASRRVDMAAWLTSKDNPYFARSYVNRLWGYLFGVGIIEPLDDLRAGNPPTNPELLDYLTDEFIKSGFNVRHVVRLICTSRTYQLSVETNKWNQDDKTNYSHAVARRLPAEVLLDSVYRVTGTKSRIPGVPEGTRAAALPDSGVELPSGFLTTFGRPPRESACECERTSGLQLGPVMALVSGPTLADALADPTNELTALASTQPDDAKLIDELFVRILNRPATPREVATCEADLKAIDDDHRKLAENLARHELEYALRRPQLERDRLAAIARAQASLASYEKELAPRRAKQEQDRAAAVAKLEADLKAYEATLPEKLAAWEKAHAGSIVNRWAVLEPKALSATGGTKLTKEADGTIVASGNIAMNEYTIAAETDLAGITGIRLELIPDPKFPSNGPGRAPDGNFVLSEIQLSAAPKSDPAKAQPVALQNAKADFSQDGFDVSKAIDGTDDGDGGWAVSPRTGMIHWATFETKTPAGGPGGMRLTIKLHQKYGGRVYQLGRFRISVTRAPSPGLDLAEPLRAALAVAPEVRGRAQQDLLMGYLRGMDMELKAKADALNAGKAPLPEDERLAALRAELEQAKLPVAADPALLQLRHDLEQSIQQAAARRLTAAQDVAWALINSPAFLFNH is encoded by the coding sequence ATGAGCCTGCCCACCCTCCCCGCCCCGGCGCGCCTTGCCGCGGCCCTGATGATCCTGGCGATGCCCGCCATGGCCGCCGACGAGAAGGCGAAATCGGGGGCGGGGGCGAAGCCGGCCGTCGAGGCGAAGGTCAGCTATGACAAGCAGATCCGGCCGATCTTCCAGGCCCACTGCCAGGGCTGCCACCAGCCGGCCAAGGCCGGGGGCGCCTACGTGATGACGGCCTTCGACCGGCTGCTCAAGGGGGGCGAGTCCGACGAGCCGGCCGTCGTCCCGGGCAAGCCCGCCGAGAGCCATCTCCTCGACGTCATCACCCCCCACGCTGGCAAGGCGGAGATGCCCCGCGACAAGCCCCCGCTGGCGGCCCCGGAGGTCGAGCTCGTCGCCAGGTGGATCGCCCAGGGCGCCAGGGACGACTCGCCCCCCAACCCGGGCCCGCGCTATGACAGGGATCATCTCCCCGTCTACACCCGGCTCCCCGTGATCCCCGCCGTGGCGTTCTCCCCCGACGGCTCGACCCTGGCCGTCGCCGGCTTCCACGAGGTCCTCCTCTGGAAGGCCGACGGCTCCGCGCCGGTCGCCCGCCTGGTCGGCCTCTCCGAGCGCGTCGAGTCGCTGGCGTTCTCCCCCGACGGCAAGCGGCTCGCCGTCACCGGCGGCCGCCCGGCGAGGATGGGCGAGGTCCAGGTCTGGGACGTCGAGAAGAGGGCCCTGAAGCTCTCCGCCCCCGTCACCTCCGACACGGTCTTCGGCGTGAGCTGGTCCCCCGACGGCTCGAAGATCGCCTTCGGATGCGCCGACAACACCGTGCGGGCCATCGACGCGAAGACCGGCGAGCAGGTCCTCTTCCTGGGCGCCCACAGCGACTGGGCGCAGGACACCGTCTTCTCCAGGGACGGCTCGCACCTGATCTCGGTCGGCCGCGACATGGCGGCGAAGCTCACCGAGTTCGCCACCCAGCGGTTCGTGGACAACATCACCTCGATCACCCCCGGCGCCCTGAAGGGGGGCCTGACGGCCGTCGCGCGGCACCCCTCGCGGGATGAGATCGTGATCGGCGGCTCGGACGGCGAGCCCAAGGTCTACCGAGTCTTCCGCCTGACCTCGCGGGTGATCGGCGACGACTCCAACCTGATCCGCGAGCTGCCCCCCCTGCCCGGCCGCGTCTGCAGCGTCGCGGTCAGCCCCGACGGCAAGCGGATCGCCGCGGCCAGCAGCCTGGACGGCTCCTCCGGCGAGGTCGCCGTCTACGGCTACGAGTTCGACACCTCGCTGCCGGCGAACATCCGGGCCATCAACGAGAAGGTCGTCACGGCGAGGTCGCCGGCGGAGGCCGCGGCGCTGGACGCCTACCACAAGCAAGGGGTGGCGAAGGTCGCCGGCTTCAAGGTCCCGAAGGCCGCCGTCTACGCGGTCTCGTTCCGGCCCGACGGCAAGGTGCTGGCCGCGGCCGGCGGCGACGGCCTGGTCCGGCTGATCGACGCGGCGACCGGCAAGCTCGTCAAGGAATTCGCCCCGGTGACCGTCACCGCCGCGAAGCCCGCGGAGGCCGGCTCCGTCGGCCTGGTCACGCCCAAGACCGAGGAGGCCGTGGAGACCGAGACGCTCCCCGCCGGCGCGAAGCTCGCCGCGCTCGAGGTCGAGCCGAAGCAGGTCCGCCTCGCCGGCAAGTTCGCCTACGTGCAGCTGCTCGTCACCGGCCGGCTCGCGAGCGGCGAGGCCCTGGACGCGACCCGGATGGTCGAGGCCGAGGTCCGCCCGGACCTCGCCGCGGTCTCGCGGTCGGGGCTCGTCCGGCCGCTGAAGGACGGCAAGGGGGTCATCACGCTCCGCCTGGCGGGCAGGTCGGTCGACGTGCCGGTCGCGGTCGAGGGCATGGGCCGGCCGTCGAAGGTGGACTTCGTCCACGACGTGAATCCGGTCCTCTCCCGCCTGGGCTGCAACCAGGGGACCTGCCACGGCTCCGCCCAGGGTAAGAACGGCTTCAAGCTCTCGCTCCGGGGCTACGACCCGCTCTTCGACGTCCGGGCGCTCGTGGACGACAACGCCGGCCGGCACGTCAACCTCGCCTCGCCCGAGGACAGCATGATGCTCACCAAGCCCACCGGCGCCGTGCCGCACGTCGGCGGCGTCCTCATGCACCCGGGCGAGCCGTATTACGAGACCCTCCGCGCGTGGGTCGCCGACGGCGCGAAGCTCGACCTGGGCACGCCGCGCGTCGCGAAGATCGAGGTGACGCCCGTCAACCCGATCCTCCCGCGGGTCGGCTCGCGGCAGCAGCTCCGGGTGATGGCCACCTACGCCAACGGCGAGGTCCGCGACGTCACCCGCGAGGCCTTCCTGGAGACCGGCAACATGGAGGTCGCCTCGGCCGGCAAGTCGGGCGTGATGACCGCCCTTCGACGCGGCGAGGCGCCGATCCTCGCCCGGTTCGAAGGCGCGTACGCCTCCACCACCCTCACCGTGATGGGCGACCGCGAGGGCTTCGCCTGGTCCCAGCCGCCCTCGTACGGCAAGGTGGACGACCTGGCCGCCGCCAAGTGGAGGCGGATGAAGATCCTGCCCTCGGGCCTCTGCACCGACGCCGAGTTCATCCGCCGGGCCTCGCTGGACCTCACCGGCCTGCCGCCGACCGCGGCCGACGTCCGGGCCTTCCTCGCCGACTCGCGGGACTCCCGAGCCAAGCGTGAGGCGCTCGTCGACCGCCTCATCGGCTCGCCCGAATACATCGACTACTGGACGAACAAGTGGGCCGACCTGCTCCAGGTGAACCGCAAGTTCCTGGACGTGGACGGGGCCGTCGGCCTGCGGAACTGGATCCGCGGCCAGGTGGCCGCGAACACCCCCTACGACCAGTTCGCCCGGGCGATCATCACGGCCTCGGGCTCGAACAAGGACAACCCGCCGGCCGCCTACTTCAAGGTGCTCCGCGAGCCGACGGCGGTCATGGAGAACACCACCCAGCTCTTCCTGGCGGTGCGGTTCAACTGCAACAAGTGCCACGACCACCCGTTCGAGCGCTGGACCCAGGACCAGTACTACCAGACGGCCGCCTTCTTCGCCCAGGTGGGGCTGAAGGGCGACCCGTCCAGCAACGGCCGGACGGTCGGAGGCACCGACGTGGAGGCCCCCAAGCCGCTCTTCGAGATGGTGAGCGACACCGGCTCCGGGGAGATGATCCACGACCGGACCAAGCAGGTCGCCGCGCCGAAGTTCCCCTACACCTGCGCCTACGAGAAGCCCGCGGGCGCCTCCAGGCGGGTCGACATGGCCGCCTGGCTGACCTCGAAGGACAACCCGTACTTCGCCCGCAGCTACGTCAACCGGCTCTGGGGCTACCTCTTCGGCGTCGGCATCATCGAGCCCCTGGACGACCTCCGCGCCGGCAACCCGCCGACCAACCCGGAGCTGCTGGACTACCTCACCGACGAGTTCATCAAGAGCGGCTTCAACGTCCGCCACGTCGTCCGCCTGATCTGCACGTCGCGGACGTACCAGCTCTCGGTGGAGACGAACAAGTGGAATCAGGACGATAAGACCAACTACTCGCACGCGGTCGCGAGGCGCCTGCCGGCGGAGGTGCTCCTCGATTCGGTCTACCGGGTGACCGGGACGAAGTCGAGGATCCCCGGCGTGCCCGAGGGGACGCGGGCCGCGGCCCTGCCGGACTCCGGCGTCGAGCTGCCCAGCGGCTTCCTCACCACGTTCGGCCGGCCGCCCCGGGAGAGCGCCTGCGAGTGCGAGCGTACCAGCGGCCTGCAGCTCGGCCCGGTCATGGCGCTCGTCAGCGGCCCGACCCTCGCCGACGCCCTGGCCGACCCGACCAACGAGCTGACGGCCCTCGCCTCGACCCAGCCCGACGACGCGAAGCTGATCGACGAGCTCTTCGTCCGCATCCTCAACCGGCCGGCCACGCCGCGGGAGGTCGCCACCTGCGAGGCGGACCTGAAGGCCATCGACGACGACCACCGCAAGCTCGCGGAGAACCTCGCCCGGCACGAGCTGGAGTACGCGCTCAGGCGCCCGCAGCTCGAGCGGGACCGCCTCGCGGCGATCGCCCGGGCGCAGGCCTCGCTCGCCTCGTACGAGAAGGAGCTGGCCCCGAGGCGGGCCAAACAGGAGCAGGACCGCGCCGCGGCCGTCGCGAAGCTCGAGGCCGACCTGAAGGCCTACGAGGCGACGCTCCCGGAGAAGCTCGCGGCCTGGGAGAAGGCCCACGCCGGCTCCATCGTGAACCGGTGGGCGGTCCTGGAGCCCAAGGCCCTCTCCGCGACCGGCGGGACGAAGCTGACGAAGGAGGCCGACGGGACGATCGTCGCCTCGGGCAACATCGCGATGAACGAGTACACGATCGCCGCGGAGACCGACCTGGCCGGGATCACCGGCATCCGCCTGGAACTCATCCCCGACCCGAAGTTCCCCAGCAACGGCCCGGGCCGCGCCCCGGACGGCAACTTCGTCCTCTCCGAGATCCAGCTCTCCGCGGCGCCGAAGTCCGACCCGGCGAAGGCCCAACCGGTCGCCCTGCAGAACGCGAAGGCCGACTTCAGCCAGGACGGCTTCGACGTCTCCAAGGCGATCGACGGCACCGACGACGGCGACGGCGGCTGGGCCGTCTCCCCGCGCACGGGCATGATCCACTGGGCGACCTTCGAGACGAAAACGCCCGCGGGCGGGCCAGGCGGCATGCGGCTGACGATCAAGCTGCACCAGAAGTACGGCGGCCGCGTCTACCAGCTCGGCCGGTTCCGGATCTCGGTCACGCGGGCCCCGTCGCCGGGCCTCGACCTCGCGGAGCCGCTCCGCGCCGCGCTCGCCGTCGCGCCGGAGGTCCGCGGCCGGGCCCAGCAGGACCTCCTGATGGGCTACCTCCGCGGCATGGACATGGAGCTGAAGGCGAAGGCCGACGCCCTGAACGCCGGCAAGGCCCCGCTGCCGGAGGACGAGCGCCTGGCCGCCCTCCGCGCCGAGCTCGAGCAGGCGAAGCTCCCGGTGGCGGCCGACCCGGCCCTCCTGCAGCTCCGCCACGACCTCGAGCAGAGCATCCAGCAGGCCGCCGCCCGCCGCCTGACCGCGGCCCAGGACGTCGCCTGGGCCCTGATCAACAGCCCGGCGTTCCTGTTCAATCACTGA
- a CDS encoding HEPN domain-containing protein — protein sequence MAMPGSREARLFYRCAYGRCDEAQVLLRAGYTTGAVYLAGYTVECILKALILNAVPPGRVTEVLQLFRGNHAHDFEWLKALYRRHQGATLPPDVRRAFTLVNEWSTDMRYSPEHMRGADAERFLSGVDAILKWAEERM from the coding sequence ATGGCAATGCCTGGCTCCAGAGAAGCGAGGTTATTCTATCGGTGTGCCTACGGCCGATGCGACGAGGCCCAAGTCCTCTTACGAGCGGGCTATACGACGGGAGCCGTATACCTGGCGGGCTACACGGTCGAGTGTATTCTCAAGGCCCTAATCCTCAACGCGGTGCCGCCGGGACGAGTAACCGAGGTACTCCAGCTCTTCCGGGGAAATCATGCCCACGATTTCGAGTGGCTGAAGGCGCTCTACCGGCGGCACCAGGGCGCGACGCTCCCTCCCGATGTCCGTCGTGCGTTCACCTTGGTCAATGAATGGTCCACCGACATGAGATATTCTCCCGAACATATGAGGGGTGCTGATGCTGAGAGATTCCTGAGCGGGGTGGACGCGATCCTCAAGTGGGCTGAAGAGAGGATGTGA
- a CDS encoding DUF1501 domain-containing protein, with protein sequence MIIVPGQAGKDLCDPELGTTRRDILRVGGSGLLGLSLGSMLQLRAASARASEADAVGGKGGGPGWGKAKSIIMVYFQGGPSHLDLWDPKDNVPDNVRSVFKRIHTKVPGMDVTEVLPKLAQVTDKFTFIRSMSYTPNGLFNHTAAIYQMMTGYTTDKVSPSGQLEPPSPKDFPNFGSQIVRLRPQNVPMLPFVMLPRPLQESGVVGKGGTAGFLGKAYDPYTLYPEGDDMDMTKMDRIKVDDLRLRPEVFALRLQRRAKLRDALNAGMKSIDQAVSDYKLGEYYDQALSLVVSGRAREAFNLQAEKAETRDLYGRNTFGQSCLLARRLVEAGTKVVEVVWPKVANSDNHSWDHHVDLTNRMRDRSGPMLDQGLSGLIIDMDRRGLLAETLVVAVGEFGRSPQKGVSTSGNGNSADGRDHWPYCYTAVLAGAGIRRGHVHGQSDKTGSAPLSDPVHPGELLATIYHAFGIDPATIVLNHLNQPRELVKAEAVTRLFG encoded by the coding sequence ATGATCATCGTCCCCGGACAGGCCGGCAAGGACCTCTGCGACCCGGAGCTGGGCACGACCCGGCGTGACATCCTCAGGGTGGGGGGCTCGGGGCTGCTGGGGCTGAGCCTCGGCTCGATGCTCCAGCTCCGCGCGGCCTCGGCCCGGGCGTCGGAGGCGGACGCCGTCGGCGGCAAGGGGGGCGGGCCCGGGTGGGGGAAGGCCAAGAGCATCATCATGGTCTACTTCCAGGGCGGCCCGAGCCACCTGGACCTCTGGGACCCCAAGGACAACGTCCCGGACAACGTCCGCAGCGTCTTCAAGCGGATCCACACCAAGGTCCCCGGCATGGACGTCACCGAGGTCCTGCCGAAGCTCGCCCAGGTCACGGACAAGTTCACGTTCATCCGCTCGATGAGCTACACGCCCAACGGGCTGTTCAACCACACCGCCGCCATCTACCAGATGATGACCGGCTACACGACGGACAAGGTCAGCCCGTCCGGCCAGCTCGAGCCCCCCAGCCCGAAGGACTTCCCCAACTTCGGCTCGCAGATCGTCCGCCTGCGGCCCCAGAACGTGCCCATGCTGCCGTTCGTCATGCTCCCCCGCCCGCTCCAGGAGAGCGGCGTCGTCGGCAAGGGGGGCACCGCCGGGTTCCTCGGCAAGGCGTACGACCCGTACACCCTCTACCCGGAGGGTGACGACATGGACATGACCAAGATGGACCGCATCAAGGTGGACGACCTCCGGCTCCGCCCCGAGGTCTTCGCCCTCCGCCTCCAGCGACGGGCGAAGCTGCGCGACGCCCTCAACGCGGGGATGAAGTCCATCGACCAGGCCGTCTCCGACTACAAGCTCGGCGAGTACTACGACCAGGCCCTCAGCCTGGTGGTCTCCGGCCGGGCCCGCGAGGCGTTCAACCTCCAGGCGGAGAAGGCGGAGACCCGCGACCTCTACGGCCGGAACACCTTCGGCCAGAGCTGCCTGCTGGCCCGCCGGCTCGTCGAGGCCGGCACCAAGGTCGTCGAGGTCGTCTGGCCCAAGGTCGCGAACTCCGACAACCACTCCTGGGACCACCACGTGGACCTGACCAACCGGATGCGCGACCGCTCCGGCCCGATGCTCGACCAGGGCCTCTCCGGCCTGATCATCGACATGGACCGCCGCGGGCTCCTCGCCGAGACCCTCGTCGTCGCCGTCGGGGAGTTCGGCCGCAGCCCGCAGAAGGGCGTCAGCACCTCCGGCAACGGCAACAGCGCCGACGGCCGCGACCACTGGCCGTACTGCTACACGGCGGTCCTCGCCGGCGCCGGCATCCGGCGGGGCCACGTCCACGGGCAGTCGGACAAGACCGGCTCCGCCCCCCTCTCCGACCCGGTCCACCCCGGCGAGCTCCTGGCGACCATCTACCACGCCTTCGGCATCGACCCGGCCACCATCGTCCTCAACCACCTCAACCAGCCCCGCGAGCTCGTCAAGGCCGAGGCCGTGACGCGGCTCTTCGGTTGA
- a CDS encoding TIGR03067 domain-containing protein produces the protein MRHATRLPALLLILVPCAGFLPAQESAAGKNDEATLRAQAGTWAAVSFRRDGKETPADIVRTITRTVEGDHVVWKRDGKSFAGTNLVLGVQTIGGKGVKTIDVLPDGGPSKGKRVLGIYKQDGDELTLCMADPDKPRPTSFEAEPGSHQTLMVFRRQNSD, from the coding sequence ATGCGACACGCGACCCGACTGCCGGCCCTCCTGCTGATCCTCGTGCCCTGCGCGGGCTTCCTCCCCGCGCAGGAGTCGGCGGCCGGGAAGAACGACGAGGCCACGCTCAGGGCGCAGGCCGGAACCTGGGCCGCCGTCTCCTTCCGCCGCGACGGCAAGGAGACGCCCGCGGACATCGTCCGCACCATCACGAGGACCGTCGAGGGCGATCACGTCGTCTGGAAGCGCGACGGCAAGAGCTTCGCCGGCACGAACCTCGTCCTGGGCGTGCAAACCATCGGCGGCAAGGGCGTGAAGACGATCGACGTCCTCCCCGACGGCGGCCCTTCGAAGGGCAAGCGCGTCCTCGGCATCTACAAGCAAGACGGCGACGAGCTCACCCTCTGCATGGCCGACCCCGACAAACCCCGCCCGACCTCATTCGAGGCCGAGCCGGGCTCCCACCAGACCCTCATGGTCTTCCGCCGGCAGAATTCGGACTAA
- a CDS encoding HPr family phosphocarrier protein — METRVDADAECPAPVARREVTIVNAYGLHMRPSTRFVKLAGTFRSDVWVDFRGARANGKSLLEMTCLGAEHGTSLEIEAKGPDAEQAVAALAELVAAGFHMDDENS; from the coding sequence ATGGAAACGCGAGTCGATGCCGACGCCGAATGCCCCGCCCCGGTCGCCCGCCGCGAGGTGACCATCGTCAACGCCTACGGCCTGCACATGCGGCCGTCCACGCGGTTCGTCAAGCTCGCCGGGACGTTCCGGTCCGACGTCTGGGTGGACTTCCGCGGCGCCCGGGCCAACGGCAAGAGCCTGCTCGAGATGACCTGCCTGGGCGCCGAGCACGGCACATCGCTGGAGATCGAGGCGAAGGGCCCCGACGCCGAGCAGGCCGTCGCGGCACTGGCCGAGCTCGTGGCCGCGGGGTTCCACATGGATGATGAGAATAGCTAA
- a CDS encoding DUF362 domain-containing protein, protein MSKRYPCGGAGRRDFLAAMGMAAAPAALGALAATHASAQEPKAAASAGTPAHVPVLGDGSLGIPGPYPGRVVEVRNPRMIRAGVKDREAIKRSVARGMKELAGADDAASAWRRFFEPGDVVGIKMNPVGNPLANTSSELMLEVVDGLKSAGVKARDIVVFERYQEDFLAAKMDRAVPDGIEWLTLGVGYNAHQIDIRGKDDRPLDDLGRVTGYDPDEFVHLEAVGNGEDPKDDRTRRSHLGLLVTRRVNKIVCLPVLKDHGSAGITGALKNMSHGLVNNVCRSHSTPDSNICNIFIPQVVSHPIIRRKCVLHIMDGIVGVYQGGPGAGKVDWTWENNALLFATDPVAMDRILWDRIDAKRKEKGLPPVAASGRAAADPLGTEGFDARQPQHVRLAGFLGLGLFELDSPRGRRFSIQHTAIDVS, encoded by the coding sequence ATGTCCAAGCGATACCCGTGCGGTGGCGCCGGTCGCCGCGACTTCCTCGCCGCCATGGGCATGGCCGCGGCGCCGGCTGCGCTGGGGGCCCTCGCCGCGACGCACGCGTCGGCCCAGGAGCCGAAGGCGGCCGCCTCGGCGGGCACGCCGGCGCACGTGCCGGTGCTCGGCGACGGCTCCCTCGGGATCCCCGGGCCGTATCCCGGCAGGGTCGTGGAGGTCCGCAATCCCCGCATGATCAGGGCGGGCGTCAAGGATCGCGAGGCGATCAAGCGGTCGGTGGCCCGCGGCATGAAGGAGCTCGCCGGGGCGGACGACGCGGCCTCCGCGTGGCGGCGGTTCTTCGAGCCGGGGGACGTGGTCGGGATCAAGATGAACCCGGTAGGCAACCCGCTGGCCAACACCTCCAGCGAGCTGATGCTCGAGGTCGTCGACGGCCTGAAGTCCGCCGGCGTGAAGGCCCGCGACATCGTCGTCTTCGAACGGTATCAGGAGGACTTCCTCGCCGCGAAGATGGACCGGGCCGTGCCCGACGGCATCGAGTGGCTGACGCTCGGCGTGGGATACAACGCCCACCAGATCGACATCAGGGGGAAGGACGACCGGCCCCTCGACGACCTGGGCCGCGTCACGGGCTACGACCCCGACGAGTTCGTGCACCTGGAGGCCGTCGGCAACGGCGAGGACCCGAAGGACGACCGGACGCGGCGGTCGCACCTCGGGCTGCTCGTCACCAGGCGGGTGAACAAGATCGTGTGCCTCCCGGTGCTCAAGGACCACGGCTCCGCGGGGATCACCGGCGCGCTCAAGAACATGAGCCACGGCCTGGTGAACAACGTGTGCCGCTCGCACAGCACGCCAGATTCCAATATCTGCAATATTTTCATCCCGCAGGTGGTGTCGCACCCGATCATCCGCAGGAAGTGCGTCCTGCACATCATGGACGGCATCGTCGGGGTGTACCAGGGGGGGCCGGGGGCCGGCAAGGTCGACTGGACATGGGAGAACAACGCCCTGCTGTTCGCGACCGATCCGGTGGCCATGGACCGCATCCTCTGGGACCGGATCGACGCCAAGCGGAAGGAGAAGGGGCTGCCGCCGGTGGCCGCCTCCGGGCGGGCTGCGGCCGATCCCCTGGGCACGGAGGGCTTCGACGCCCGCCAGCCGCAGCACGTCCGGCTCGCCGGGTTCCTCGGCCTGGGCCTGTTCGAGCTGGACTCGCCCCGCGGCCGGAGGTTCTCGATCCAGCACACCGCGATCGACGTGTCCTGA